A stretch of Deltaproteobacteria bacterium DNA encodes these proteins:
- a CDS encoding MerR family transcriptional regulator, whose product MKMAELVERTGVSKSTILYYVREGLLPPPVKTSKNMAYYSEDYIDRIRLIKELQEKRFFPLSRIKDFLEKMEAGADLDSLLELDALIFHRNEIKEKAYTEEEFLEKTGLGKEKLEEAERLELLLPLSVKGEKRYDEEDLKAGIRLSMALSVGIDLKDLVFYPKCGEKIIEEEMALRNKIIAGKEIGPGVEITSRLAKGAKELRTYILTRLFQRKVQEEIQEGRWGEKKIHKRR is encoded by the coding sequence ATGAAGATGGCTGAGCTGGTTGAAAGGACAGGGGTGTCAAAGTCTACCATCTTATACTATGTCCGGGAGGGGTTGCTCCCCCCACCGGTTAAGACCAGTAAGAATATGGCCTACTATAGCGAGGATTACATCGACAGGATCCGCTTAATCAAAGAGCTTCAGGAAAAAAGGTTTTTCCCTTTATCCAGGATCAAGGATTTTTTAGAGAAGATGGAGGCCGGTGCGGATCTAGATTCCCTCTTAGAGCTTGATGCTCTTATATTTCATCGAAACGAAATCAAGGAGAAGGCCTACACAGAAGAAGAATTTTTAGAAAAGACCGGCCTAGGGAAAGAAAAACTGGAGGAGGCAGAGAGATTGGAGCTGCTCCTTCCTTTAAGCGTAAAGGGTGAGAAGAGATATGATGAGGAGGACCTGAAGGCAGGGATACGTTTATCAATGGCCCTTTCTGTAGGTATAGATCTGAAGGATCTGGTATTTTATCCCAAATGTGGGGAGAAGATCATCGAAGAGGAGATGGCACTGAGGAACAAGATTATTGCTGGAAAGGAGATAGGCCCTGGGGTCGAGATCACCTCCCGACTTGCCAAGGGGGCCAAAGAACTTCGAACCTATATCCTGACCAGACTTTTTCAGAGAAAGGTACAGGAGGAGATCCAGGAGGGGAGATGGGGTGAGAAAAAGATCCATAAAAGGAGGTAA
- a CDS encoding molybdopterin-dependent oxidoreductase, with protein MTEFKYSNVEREMEVYGYDSVVKSHCRMCHGGCGVLVYVKDGKVAKIAGDPNCPINHGTLCSKGIASAQLAYHPDRLTYPVKRVGPKGSGNWERISWGEALDMIAERILTYKETFGAESIVMGYGTGRENEAVIYRFANILGTPNVLTAGHFCYGPRIATSIITCGSNPLVDYENHPRCLMVWGNNVVISNPDEYKGEPFSVSLDAGAKLIVVDPRLTRIAARADIWLQLRPGTDTALALGMANVIVSEKLYDKEFVENYVHGWEPFVDRVSEYPLERVEEITWVSKEKIREAARLFATTKPAAIQWGVAIEQQINCADNNRALMVLMGITGNIDVPGGQVLFGAPKILNVGEFGAHRMLSKEQAVKRLGGDWFRLAGNFAIINPKCVWDAILEEKPYPVKMLFFISSNPVMTRANAREVYKALEKVEFMVVSDFFMTPTAELADIVLPAATWLEMDYIGDFWKRHGYLLPRRKVIQVGECRSDHEMLNDLAHRVGQGEYWWDTFEGGLDYILEPMGITWQDFKKMDYLRGEVKYQKYKEKGFSTPTRKFELYSTLLEKWGYDPLPQYHEMPESPVSTPEVYKEYPYILITGMRMPGFFHTENRQVPWLRELHREPMVEIHPETAAKEGIKEGDWVTIESPRGRVRQRAKLFAGIDPRVVGAQHAWWFPERKDPGHGWDVSNINILTDNAYEICDPAMGATNVRVLLCKIYPEMKEGEKS; from the coding sequence GTGACTGAATTTAAATATTCTAATGTTGAACGTGAGATGGAGGTGTACGGGTATGATTCTGTCGTGAAAAGCCACTGTCGCATGTGTCACGGAGGTTGTGGCGTTTTGGTCTATGTCAAAGATGGGAAAGTGGCAAAAATTGCTGGTGATCCTAACTGCCCAATAAATCATGGCACGCTCTGCAGCAAAGGAATTGCATCGGCGCAATTAGCCTACCATCCAGATCGACTTACCTACCCTGTCAAACGAGTTGGTCCAAAGGGGAGCGGTAATTGGGAGCGTATTTCGTGGGGCGAGGCCTTGGATATGATTGCAGAGCGGATATTGACCTATAAAGAAACGTTTGGGGCTGAGTCGATTGTCATGGGGTATGGAACAGGGAGGGAGAACGAAGCGGTAATCTATCGCTTTGCCAACATCTTAGGTACTCCCAATGTGCTGACGGCAGGACATTTCTGCTACGGTCCGCGAATAGCCACCAGTATTATTACCTGTGGCTCGAATCCTCTTGTGGATTACGAGAATCATCCGAGGTGCCTTATGGTATGGGGCAACAACGTGGTGATCAGTAACCCGGATGAATATAAGGGGGAACCATTTTCAGTCAGTCTTGATGCAGGGGCGAAACTCATTGTTGTTGATCCCAGACTGACACGTATTGCAGCCCGTGCGGACATCTGGCTACAACTCAGGCCGGGAACGGATACGGCGCTAGCCCTCGGTATGGCCAATGTCATTGTTTCCGAAAAACTGTATGACAAAGAGTTTGTCGAGAATTATGTCCACGGCTGGGAGCCCTTTGTAGACCGGGTGAGTGAATACCCATTGGAGAGGGTGGAAGAGATCACCTGGGTTTCGAAAGAGAAGATCAGAGAGGCAGCCCGACTCTTTGCTACCACCAAACCGGCAGCTATCCAATGGGGGGTGGCCATTGAGCAGCAGATAAACTGCGCAGACAACAATCGGGCACTGATGGTGCTCATGGGGATCACCGGAAATATCGATGTTCCGGGTGGACAGGTACTCTTCGGGGCACCGAAAATACTTAATGTCGGTGAATTCGGTGCCCACCGCATGTTGTCCAAGGAGCAAGCGGTGAAACGATTAGGCGGCGATTGGTTCCGTCTTGCCGGCAACTTTGCCATTATCAACCCCAAGTGTGTATGGGATGCCATCCTTGAAGAAAAACCGTATCCAGTGAAGATGCTCTTTTTCATCAGCTCAAATCCTGTGATGACTCGTGCCAATGCAAGAGAGGTGTACAAAGCTCTTGAAAAGGTCGAATTCATGGTTGTGTCTGACTTCTTCATGACGCCAACGGCCGAATTGGCGGACATTGTGTTGCCTGCGGCTACCTGGTTAGAGATGGACTATATCGGGGACTTTTGGAAGCGGCATGGTTACCTGTTGCCTCGGCGAAAGGTTATTCAGGTGGGTGAGTGCCGCTCCGATCATGAGATGCTCAATGACCTCGCCCATCGAGTAGGGCAGGGTGAATACTGGTGGGACACCTTTGAAGGAGGCCTGGATTACATTTTGGAACCGATGGGTATCACGTGGCAGGATTTCAAAAAGATGGATTACCTACGAGGAGAGGTGAAGTATCAGAAATACAAGGAGAAGGGATTTTCGACGCCCACCCGTAAATTCGAGCTGTACTCAACGCTGCTGGAAAAATGGGGCTACGATCCTCTTCCCCAGTACCATGAAATGCCTGAAAGCCCGGTCAGTACCCCTGAAGTTTACAAAGAGTACCCGTACATCCTTATCACAGGCATGAGGATGCCTGGGTTTTTCCATACCGAAAATCGTCAGGTGCCGTGGCTGCGGGAGCTTCACAGGGAGCCTATGGTTGAGATTCACCCTGAGACGGCAGCAAAGGAGGGAATTAAGGAGGGAGATTGGGTTACCATCGAATCCCCGCGTGGTAGAGTCAGGCAGCGAGCCAAGCTCTTCGCCGGTATAGATCCGCGGGTTGTGGGCGCTCAGCATGCGTGGTGGTTTCCTGAGAGAAAAGACCCTGGCCACGGTTGGGATGTATCGAACATCAACATTTTAACGGACAATGCCTATGAAATATGCGACCCTGCGATGGGGGCAACGAATGTGCGGGTGCTTTTATGCAAGATCTATCCTGAGATGAAAGAAGGAGAAAAGTCATGA
- a CDS encoding zf-HC2 domain-containing protein — translation MPGCKHFTPRLEMYLDGELPPVERDSVEGHLRVCPRCQKELEDLCALRELLTGAVEERVTDAQLQAVWEGVWERLRIPSLRQRVWWPVRDLFFPLRPLRTLAWGTALLVILLLTLPLVTSTPSPPVVVESVESEDPVMIFQGEEGLTIIWLFETEEGKEEIG, via the coding sequence ATGCCGGGCTGCAAGCATTTCACCCCTCGTTTGGAGATGTATTTGGATGGAGAACTTCCTCCCGTGGAGAGGGACTCCGTAGAGGGACACCTGCGGGTTTGTCCTCGCTGCCAAAAGGAGCTGGAGGACCTCTGCGCTCTGCGTGAACTCCTGACAGGGGCGGTGGAGGAGAGGGTGACCGACGCGCAACTCCAAGCAGTATGGGAAGGGGTATGGGAGAGGTTGAGGATCCCCTCCTTGAGGCAGAGAGTATGGTGGCCTGTAAGGGACCTCTTTTTCCCCCTTCGACCCCTTAGGACCCTCGCCTGGGGGACGGCCTTACTGGTCATCCTCTTGCTCACCCTCCCCTTGGTGACGTCCACTCCATCACCACCTGTTGTTGTGGAGTCGGTGGAGAGCGAGGACCCTGTGATGATCTTCCAGGGGGAGGAAGGGCTAACGATTATTTGGCTCTTCGAGACAGAAGAAGGAAAGGAGGAGATAGGGTGA
- a CDS encoding sigma-70 family RNA polymerase sigma factor, with the protein MEEQELVKRVQGGEKEAFKDLVAPYQRKIYSFLYGMVWDREDALELTQEVLIKAYRSIRGFRMASSFYTWLYRIAVNLALDFRRHRMATPGVKEAVDPPEKGGPDSCLMRNELREQILKAMAQLPPQHRAIILLREVEGLSYKEISEVMGCQLGTVMSRLHYAREGLRRCLASYLKGEG; encoded by the coding sequence TTGGAAGAACAGGAGCTGGTAAAGAGGGTACAGGGGGGGGAGAAAGAGGCCTTTAAGGATCTGGTGGCCCCCTATCAAAGGAAGATTTACTCATTTCTCTACGGTATGGTATGGGATCGGGAGGACGCCTTGGAACTGACCCAGGAGGTGCTCATCAAGGCCTATCGATCCATTAGGGGTTTCCGGATGGCCTCCTCTTTTTATACCTGGCTTTACCGGATCGCCGTAAACCTCGCCCTCGACTTTCGTCGCCATAGGATGGCGACCCCCGGGGTGAAGGAAGCGGTTGACCCTCCAGAGAAAGGGGGCCCTGACTCCTGCCTTATGCGTAATGAGCTTAGAGAACAGATCCTAAAGGCCATGGCCCAACTACCCCCTCAACACCGGGCGATCATCCTTTTAAGGGAGGTGGAGGGGCTGTCCTATAAGGAGATCTCAGAGGTAATGGGTTGCCAATTAGGGACAGTGATGTCCAGGCTTCACTACGCCAGGGAGGGGTTGCGCCGGTGCCTCGCATCTTATCTGAAGGGGGAGGGTTAG
- a CDS encoding cytochrome c3 family protein gives MKRWSYLIVAAAFLAGGVLSIALAGPEMVKIENKYARDLKKPVTLSHKKHAETYKIACTECHHTWKKAERKTPQKCAACHKEKAEGKKLSTKRAYHKQCQGCHKALKAQGKKTGPTTKCTGCHPSKRKK, from the coding sequence ATGAAGAGATGGTCTTATCTGATTGTAGCGGCGGCATTCTTGGCAGGGGGGGTCCTCAGCATCGCCCTAGCAGGACCCGAAATGGTCAAAATTGAGAATAAATACGCTAGAGACCTGAAGAAGCCGGTGACCCTCTCCCACAAGAAACATGCGGAGACGTACAAGATAGCCTGCACCGAATGTCACCACACGTGGAAGAAGGCGGAAAGGAAGACACCCCAGAAGTGCGCCGCATGTCACAAAGAAAAGGCAGAGGGAAAGAAACTGAGTACTAAGAGGGCCTATCACAAACAATGCCAGGGATGCCATAAGGCGTTGAAGGCCCAAGGGAAAAAGACAGGGCCCACTACCAAATGTACCGGCTGCCATCCGAGCAAACGGAAAAAGTAG
- a CDS encoding PaaI family thioesterase, producing MKKRSFKVAPFEKYMHMEILEIGEGFARVRMPYRDEFTNPAGKIHGGVIASLVDTAMAVAVFSLVGPGVRYSTVRLEIKYKAPVRDGEMLAEAKINIQKKRLFKVEAAVKDGDGQVAATATATFMLTNQGH from the coding sequence ATGAAGAAAAGGTCTTTTAAGGTCGCCCCCTTTGAGAAGTACATGCATATGGAGATCCTGGAGATCGGGGAGGGATTTGCCAGGGTGAGGATGCCCTATAGAGATGAGTTCACCAACCCTGCGGGGAAGATCCATGGGGGCGTCATCGCCTCACTGGTGGATACTGCCATGGCGGTGGCCGTCTTCTCCTTGGTGGGACCAGGAGTAAGATATTCCACTGTAAGGCTGGAGATAAAGTACAAGGCCCCGGTGAGGGATGGGGAGATGCTCGCCGAGGCCAAAATCAATATACAGAAAAAGAGGCTCTTTAAGGTGGAGGCGGCGGTAAAGGACGGAGATGGTCAGGTGGCGGCCACGGCCACGGCGACCTTCATGCTTACGAACCAGGGTCATTAG
- a CDS encoding IclR family transcriptional regulator → MKSGYTSLVPAVEQAGKILVCLAQGPSFKMRLTDICNHVDIHKSKGYSILNTLQKFGFVQKDPEAKTYSLGPGLISLSRRVLDNLDYQEVVAPFLGTLAKQTKSTALFGVIADGHLFVVAKREGNQDIGITIRLGHRFPITWGAHGKAIVAFLPDVERERIMAGEKLYFHGDVSQLDRDRLQKELAACRRSGFAVDRGELSPGINAVASPVFGSHGKLIGCLFVIGTFPASLIQQYGSMVAESARKISYALGADVEQIYHHVPMDDG, encoded by the coding sequence GTGAAATCAGGGTATACATCATTGGTACCGGCGGTGGAGCAGGCGGGAAAAATTCTTGTTTGCCTGGCGCAAGGGCCGTCTTTCAAGATGAGGTTGACCGATATCTGCAACCACGTTGATATCCACAAAAGTAAGGGCTACTCGATTTTAAACACGCTACAAAAGTTTGGTTTTGTGCAAAAAGATCCTGAAGCCAAAACGTACTCGCTGGGACCTGGATTAATCTCTCTATCTCGGAGGGTTTTGGATAACCTGGATTACCAGGAAGTTGTGGCCCCTTTTCTCGGGACGCTTGCTAAGCAGACAAAGAGTACGGCCCTATTCGGCGTGATAGCTGACGGACACCTTTTTGTAGTCGCGAAACGCGAAGGTAACCAGGATATCGGTATAACGATTCGATTGGGCCATAGGTTTCCCATCACCTGGGGAGCACACGGCAAGGCCATTGTTGCGTTTCTGCCTGATGTGGAAAGGGAGAGAATTATGGCAGGTGAAAAGCTCTACTTCCATGGTGATGTGTCCCAGTTGGATCGGGACCGACTGCAAAAAGAGCTTGCTGCCTGTAGGCGGTCGGGGTTTGCGGTGGACAGGGGTGAGTTAAGTCCTGGCATCAATGCTGTTGCGTCTCCTGTCTTTGGTTCGCATGGGAAATTAATTGGTTGCCTGTTTGTCATCGGAACCTTTCCTGCGTCTTTGATTCAGCAGTATGGTTCAATGGTAGCTGAGAGTGCCAGAAAGATTTCTTACGCCCTCGGCGCAGATGTTGAGCAGATTTATCATCATGTACCTATGGATGATGGATAG
- a CDS encoding ABC transporter ATP-binding protein: MEAIVAEGLTKKFEDFVAVDEVSFSISQGEVFGFLGPNGAGKTTTIRMFCGILPPTAGRALVAGVDVAEDPERIRSRIGYMSQRFSLYRDLTVWENLSLYAGIYGLLEGHFRERLDEVMEMIALSGKEGLLVENLPTGWRQRLALGCAVLHRPEVLFLDEPTSGVDPAARQAFWELIYNLSSQGTAVLVTTHYMEEAEQCHRLGMIFNGRLVATETPTRLKQKIPGRVYELEVEEITKATDILRQIPGIAEVSPFGRRLHILTEADVPTQEEIRKTLEEAGVSVLELEAVPPSLEDVFIYLAEKGG, encoded by the coding sequence ATGGAGGCGATTGTAGCAGAAGGGCTCACCAAAAAGTTCGAGGATTTCGTCGCGGTGGATGAGGTCTCCTTTTCCATCTCCCAGGGGGAGGTATTTGGTTTCTTAGGCCCCAACGGCGCTGGCAAGACGACCACCATCAGGATGTTCTGTGGCATCCTCCCCCCCACTGCAGGCCGGGCCCTGGTGGCAGGGGTGGATGTGGCCGAGGATCCCGAAAGGATACGGAGCCGGATCGGCTACATGTCTCAGCGCTTCTCCCTCTATAGGGATCTGACCGTCTGGGAGAACCTCTCACTCTATGCGGGGATCTATGGTCTCCTTGAGGGGCACTTTAGGGAGCGCCTCGACGAGGTGATGGAGATGATCGCTTTATCCGGGAAAGAAGGCCTTTTGGTAGAGAACCTCCCCACCGGGTGGAGACAGCGACTGGCCCTGGGGTGTGCCGTGCTGCACCGCCCGGAGGTCCTCTTTCTGGATGAGCCGACCTCTGGGGTGGACCCGGCGGCCCGTCAAGCCTTTTGGGAGCTGATCTATAACCTCTCCTCCCAAGGAACTGCGGTGCTGGTGACCACCCACTATATGGAGGAGGCGGAACAGTGCCACCGGCTCGGGATGATCTTCAACGGGAGGCTGGTCGCCACAGAGACCCCCACCCGGTTAAAGCAGAAGATACCCGGAAGGGTCTATGAACTGGAAGTAGAGGAGATCACCAAGGCCACTGATATCCTGCGCCAGATCCCGGGCATAGCAGAGGTCTCCCCCTTCGGTCGCCGTCTACATATCCTCACCGAGGCAGACGTCCCCACTCAGGAGGAAATCCGCAAAACTCTCGAGGAGGCGGGGGTCTCCGTCCTTGAATTAGAGGCAGTTCCCCCCAGTCTGGAGGATGTCTTCATCTACCTGGCGGAAAAAGGGGGATGA
- a CDS encoding ABC transporter permease gives MSLQRIKALFQKEIRQALRDKRMRMLIFGAPLIQLILFGYAVNTDVHDIRTVVCDRCDTSISRGLVDAFQATGYFQIVKRVREPRTAEPLLDKGEVQVILVIPEDFSRALQRGRPADLQMIVEGTDSIVASTAVSYGNRIIAAYLQKLKERHPPLNKKITTGRRSPRIRPEIRIWFNPDLKSRNFFVPGVIALLLTLISLILTSFSIVREWEVGTMEQLIVTPLRPAELIAGKTLPFFLLGLINLALIFVVGTLWFRIPFQGDVLLLAISAVLYLITALGIGILISTISRTQQQALMGVFFYFMPSVLLTGFVFPVYNIPAIVRWLAYINPMTYFLVIVRGVFLKGVGIAVLWPQLLFLTIAGPIFLGISIKRFHKKLD, from the coding sequence ATGAGCCTGCAGCGTATAAAGGCCCTTTTTCAAAAGGAGATCAGGCAGGCCCTCCGGGATAAGAGGATGCGGATGCTCATCTTCGGCGCCCCTTTAATTCAACTCATCCTCTTCGGTTACGCCGTCAATACCGATGTACACGACATCCGCACAGTAGTCTGTGACCGCTGCGACACCAGCATCAGCCGTGGCCTCGTCGACGCCTTTCAGGCCACCGGTTACTTCCAGATCGTGAAAAGGGTAAGAGAGCCCCGCACAGCAGAACCCCTTTTAGACAAAGGAGAGGTCCAGGTCATCCTGGTCATCCCCGAGGACTTCTCTCGTGCCCTACAAAGGGGTCGACCTGCTGATCTGCAGATGATCGTGGAGGGGACCGACTCAATCGTGGCCTCCACAGCGGTATCCTATGGGAACAGGATAATCGCCGCCTACCTTCAAAAGCTCAAGGAGAGGCATCCCCCCCTCAATAAAAAGATAACCACAGGGAGGCGTTCCCCCCGGATAAGGCCGGAGATCAGGATCTGGTTCAACCCCGACCTTAAAAGCCGCAACTTCTTCGTCCCCGGGGTCATCGCCCTGTTGCTCACCCTTATCTCCCTGATCCTGACCTCCTTTTCTATCGTGAGGGAGTGGGAGGTGGGGACCATGGAACAGCTTATCGTCACCCCCCTTCGGCCGGCCGAGCTGATCGCCGGCAAGACCCTCCCCTTCTTCCTTTTGGGACTGATCAACCTCGCCTTGATCTTTGTGGTGGGGACCCTCTGGTTTCGGATCCCCTTTCAGGGTGATGTCCTTCTGTTGGCCATTTCTGCCGTCCTCTACCTGATCACTGCCCTCGGTATAGGCATCCTCATCTCCACCATCTCCCGGACCCAGCAACAGGCCCTGATGGGGGTCTTCTTCTACTTCATGCCCTCAGTGTTGCTTACTGGGTTTGTCTTTCCCGTCTACAACATACCTGCTATTGTGCGCTGGCTTGCCTACATCAACCCGATGACCTACTTCCTGGTCATCGTGAGGGGGGTCTTCCTCAAGGGTGTGGGGATAGCTGTGTTGTGGCCCCAGCTCTTGTTCCTGACCATTGCCGGGCCGATTTTTTTGGGGATAAGCATAAAAAGATTCCATAAGAAATTAGATTAG
- a CDS encoding 4Fe-4S binding protein, whose translation MKQYALVIDHEACWGCKACEVACKQENHAADGVKLISVSEDGPKMVDGKLEFVFRVNVCRHCDEPPCADACPEEAIIKREDGIVVMDYEKCTGCQLCIEVCPYDAIAFDAEEGIAQKCNLCYQRVDKGLLPACADNVCLAHCIHFGDLEEIKQRIAKNV comes from the coding sequence ATGAAACAATATGCTCTGGTTATCGATCATGAAGCCTGCTGGGGGTGTAAGGCCTGTGAGGTAGCGTGCAAACAGGAAAACCATGCTGCTGACGGGGTCAAGTTAATTTCTGTCTCAGAAGATGGGCCCAAGATGGTCGATGGCAAGCTGGAATTTGTTTTTCGGGTTAATGTCTGTAGACACTGTGACGAGCCTCCCTGCGCGGATGCCTGTCCTGAAGAGGCAATCATCAAAAGAGAAGATGGTATTGTGGTGATGGATTATGAAAAATGCACAGGGTGCCAGTTATGTATTGAGGTATGCCCTTACGATGCCATTGCCTTTGACGCTGAGGAGGGTATTGCACAGAAATGCAACCTCTGCTACCAGCGGGTGGATAAGGGGCTGTTGCCTGCGTGCGCCGACAACGTCTGCCTGGCCCATTGTATCCATTTTGGAGATCTGGAGGAGATTAAGCAAAGAATAGCGAAGAATGTATGA
- a CDS encoding NAD(P)/FAD-dependent oxidoreductase, producing the protein MLNKKISRRSFLTISAITAASFALDWKRITAYAAKMGPKSEYPTVIIGAGLGGLCCGAYLARQGIPITVVEQHNVPGGYATSFDRAGGKFTFEVSLHGTSINNNAPARILRDVGVLDKLQLAQLPEVYRLKTPDLDISVPQKDPEAYIRLLAKHFPDETEGIRGFVQEMIGIAEETNSYHQKGRLYKRIFRVIFPIQYRKMWNVRDKTLAELMNEYVKEPALQDVLAALWGYYGLPPSRLSGFYYANATGGYLKNGSYYVKNRSQDLSYALADVIEKSGGKILYETLAQKILVKDGAAQGVVISGGKVLPARAVVSNASALTTFKEMLPRKVVPPDYLRELEGYRPSISTFIVWLGLNRELRGKIKGFSTHVASGRGAEADYQSYLMGEVDKGPFSVSIYDNIFKGYSRPGTSSLMILFLCGFKPWRKFEADYRAGCKKAYYKEKERWTNILIRRAEKELVPGLSSMIEVKEAATPLTNWHYTRNAEGAIYGFEQSMDNAYMNRISNRTPIKGLYLASAWGYPGGGYAGVLRGGQRAFQVMMEDWGG; encoded by the coding sequence ATGCTCAACAAAAAGATATCCAGACGTTCCTTTCTCACCATTTCAGCCATAACCGCTGCATCCTTTGCCCTGGATTGGAAAAGGATCACGGCCTATGCCGCTAAGATGGGCCCCAAGAGTGAGTATCCGACCGTGATCATCGGGGCTGGATTGGGCGGGCTGTGTTGCGGGGCCTATCTGGCCAGGCAAGGGATTCCGATAACCGTAGTTGAGCAACACAATGTCCCAGGAGGCTATGCCACCTCCTTTGACAGGGCTGGAGGAAAGTTTACATTCGAGGTATCCCTGCACGGAACCTCGATCAACAATAATGCCCCGGCACGCATCCTGCGAGATGTAGGTGTCCTGGATAAACTGCAGTTGGCCCAACTCCCTGAGGTCTACCGTCTGAAGACCCCTGACCTGGATATTTCGGTTCCCCAGAAAGACCCGGAGGCATACATTCGCCTCTTGGCCAAGCACTTTCCCGATGAAACCGAGGGCATCCGAGGCTTTGTCCAAGAAATGATCGGCATTGCCGAAGAAACTAACAGTTATCACCAAAAAGGGAGATTGTACAAGCGCATCTTCAGGGTCATCTTCCCGATTCAGTATCGCAAGATGTGGAATGTTCGGGACAAGACCCTAGCTGAGCTGATGAACGAATATGTCAAAGAGCCTGCGCTCCAAGATGTTTTGGCCGCCCTGTGGGGCTATTACGGTCTGCCACCATCCAGGCTCTCCGGGTTCTACTATGCAAATGCCACCGGAGGCTACCTCAAGAACGGTTCCTACTACGTTAAAAACCGTTCCCAAGACTTGAGCTATGCATTGGCCGACGTGATCGAAAAATCTGGTGGAAAGATCCTGTACGAAACCTTAGCGCAAAAGATCTTGGTCAAGGATGGGGCCGCGCAGGGGGTGGTTATATCAGGAGGGAAGGTCTTGCCTGCCCGGGCTGTGGTCAGCAACGCCAGCGCACTTACCACGTTCAAAGAGATGTTACCTCGGAAGGTTGTTCCACCCGATTACCTAAGAGAGCTAGAAGGATACCGTCCCAGTATCTCAACCTTTATTGTATGGCTTGGGTTGAACCGAGAATTAAGGGGAAAGATAAAAGGATTCAGTACCCACGTGGCTTCAGGTCGAGGAGCGGAGGCCGATTATCAATCCTACCTAATGGGAGAGGTCGACAAGGGTCCCTTCAGCGTCAGCATCTACGATAATATCTTCAAAGGTTACTCCAGGCCGGGGACATCCAGTCTGATGATCTTATTTCTGTGCGGGTTTAAACCATGGCGAAAATTTGAGGCAGATTACCGGGCAGGGTGCAAGAAAGCCTATTACAAGGAAAAGGAGCGATGGACCAATATCCTCATCCGCAGGGCTGAAAAGGAGTTAGTACCCGGACTCTCCTCGATGATTGAGGTCAAGGAAGCGGCTACACCCCTGACAAACTGGCATTACACCCGGAATGCTGAAGGGGCCATCTATGGCTTTGAGCAGTCCATGGACAACGCCTATATGAATCGGATCAGCAACCGGACTCCCATCAAAGGGCTTTATTTGGCCAGCGCATGGGGGTATCCTGGTGGTGGATACGCTGGAGTACTCAGAGGCGGGCAGCGGGCCTTTCAGGTGATGATGGAGGATTGGGGGGGCTGA
- a CDS encoding radical SAM protein, whose protein sequence is MKGLRRKYYRLRPARYYGGIATADLVGCNLLCAYCWNYNRNLRPSECEGWYYNPTEIAKRLSAIAKRKGFNRIRLSGAEPILGERSFDHLSGVLEEISKVDPRMEFILETNGLFIGARPEFAQRLSQFHRLQVRISLKGWDKESFERISGAEGRYFELPLRGLKTLLEFGVEAWPAIMLELFGPKGIEKISERLKELFIRPEELEVEYLEAYPFVLENLKRRSLDLYG, encoded by the coding sequence ATGAAGGGCCTGAGGAGAAAGTACTACAGACTTAGGCCGGCCCGATATTATGGGGGGATCGCCACCGCCGACCTGGTTGGGTGTAATCTTCTCTGTGCCTATTGCTGGAATTACAACAGGAACTTAAGACCATCCGAATGTGAAGGCTGGTATTACAATCCTACGGAGATCGCCAAGAGGCTCTCGGCCATTGCCAAAAGAAAGGGTTTCAACAGGATAAGGCTAAGCGGGGCAGAGCCTATCCTGGGAGAGAGGTCTTTTGACCACCTCTCGGGTGTGCTGGAAGAGATCAGCAAAGTAGACCCAAGAATGGAGTTTATCTTGGAGACCAATGGCCTCTTTATAGGCGCAAGGCCGGAGTTCGCCCAGAGACTCTCCCAATTCCATCGACTGCAGGTGAGGATCTCCTTAAAAGGGTGGGACAAGGAGAGCTTTGAGAGGATAAGTGGTGCAGAGGGTAGGTATTTTGAACTACCCCTGAGGGGTTTGAAGACATTGCTGGAGTTCGGGGTTGAGGCCTGGCCCGCCATCATGCTTGAGCTCTTCGGACCAAAGGGGATTGAAAAGATCAGCGAAAGATTAAAGGAACTTTTCATCAGACCGGAAGAGCTAGAGGTGGAATATCTGGAGGCCTATCCCTTTGTCTTGGAAAACCTGAAGAGGCGCTCCCTTGATCTCTATGGTTAA